The DNA sequence taagtaaattatatttcaaaccatttacaagaagaacatcatttatacaagatgaaaagcttttaccaacttttccaacagccactatctttcctttagcatcatcaccaaaagtgacaaatcctccatcatattcatcaagctttatgaagaaggttgtctttccggtcatatgcctagagcatctgctgtccatataccacatattctccttccgtttggatgctaggaatacctacaaaacaagcttaagtgaccttaggtatccaaattttcttggatccttttacgttaaaccatctcttatgtcctaagccattataataaaaaataactttataaaCCTTATCACCTATCATcctttcaccaaaaaaatattgaatgggaaagtgtccatttcgCTTACAtaatctacaaaatcttggagtcgctgttttgttaaagcttgttgggttttgaaatcttgtatcatttgaagatgaagcaatgttttcaaaatgTGGTTTCTCAACATATTTATAGAATCCcaagccagctttatcataaagaggtttttgactaggcaagatttgattcagattttcagaactttgagtgaacttggctaagtcttctttaagtcttttgacctctttaagtaactcttcattttctttaaaacaaTTTACATATGCAATAACCGAATGGTCATTTTCACAGATTCTAAGTTGGaattttaactgcttattttcttcaacgaGGTCACAAGCAGTTTTGGCCTcccttagtttttctttgagaaaTCTATTTTCTGCTTTAAGAATgatgatttgttgttcaagatcttgattatcCAGCAAAAAGCATCTTATTTTTTTCAGAAAgatgatctatcataagatgaagagattcattgTTAGGATTAGGAATGATTACCTGTTCACATGGTCAGCCATAAGACATGGTTGAGACAAGGTTTCGGATTCCTCATCGTCTTCTGAATCATTTTCCAGATATTCCCATGATGCTATCAGaccctttttctttcctttctttggcctttcttccttcttcaactTAGGGCAGTCGGACTTGAAGTGCCTCGTTTCCTTACAGTTGTAGCAAGTCACCTTGCtgagatcttttttttattttcttgaacTGCCTCATTTGCCTCTCtccttgagcttcaccattttcctgaatttttggcaaacaacacaaattcatttttagaattactggattcatcatccagggggttagtcACAAATGTAAaagcaatttctttcttttttgaatcttttttcaaaagcaagaagatttcctctcaagtCATCATATGTCATGGAATCAAGATCACTACTCTCAGAAATCATTAATGCTTTTGTTTCctactcttttgtgagacatcttaacactcttctcactagcacagattcaggatgcttgattcccatagcatccaagctgacaatgatgatgttgaagcgctcaaacagttcatcaatagattctccttccttcattgcaaacatttcatactctctgttcAACATGTCTATCTtggtcttctttacaatggtggtaCCTTCATGAATCACTagaagtttgtcccagattttctttgctgttgtgcatcgtgatacccgtcggtactcctcgaagctgataaCACAGTTGAATAAGTTGATAGCCTTGGCATtgagctccaccttctttctatcttcttcggtccagcttgcttctggtttaggAGTGAcaactccttcagcacttgtgatGGTTGGATATTGAGGACCTTCTAGGATAAttttccaaagtctgtaatccactgcttacacaaagatcttcattctctccttccaataggtgtagtttttcccattgaaaagaggaggtctgttgcagATTTGAGCCATTGTTTTTtgccatctggatcttttctccaagctgcaaagcttgatctctttgagaccaagctctgataccaattgatggttttcagtggctaagagaaggggggttgaatcttagcccccttttttactcaataacacttgctggtcttGAAAAAGCTTTTGGAAACTATTTGCCTTTTTGTCTCgtacctagccacgagactttttcttttgtctcgtacctagccacgagactttttcttttgtctcgtaccTAGCCACgaaacttttctttttgtctcgtcgatcagcacgagatattttcagttttatctcctgggcagcagaaacagaaattgagtagaagagagagagaattacaccaagatatatcctggttcagctgctaagtgtaaggcagcctacatccagtctctatcacaataatgatggaatttcactatgaTCATTCTTGATTACATACACTAATTCTCCCtgggaactacccttcctatccgggacaagtccagaatttaatcccaaactgaacttgacttggtcactgccaagctttcaactgtaaagtgctaacccaacttacaaggggattcccacagaatcatgaaatacaacacagatgtacaaaggaactctaaggacatctatgatattttcatacaaacttcactgtttgcctttctccatgagactcaagacatgacaaaattaaacagaaaaattacaaaatgagaacattaaaggagaagaaattctattagcttaggtagctctgagaaccctgtgctttgcactctcactccttgaatcaaaccctgactgttcatccatacttatagggagaagcctccaaggttgaaaccaaacaaaccaagccaatcttcttcttcttcatgtcagaaccggttcggccagagagagagaagagataactcatgcaaaacccaatatgtaattacctctagtccttccttggtcaccactCTTCATCAATTCGAGCCCTTCATCCttgccttgctctccaagatgaacttctggcccttgatgcttcatgatgatgatagctttatctgctccaatctctgcctcttccatcacgtagccactgtagctacctcctgtggtggttgagcagaatcagagacaagccatcctcttcaaggatcttctccttgctggtcgagatcttcttctttctttttgggtatgaagagctcgagattacctcaccaaatcttaccattctTGGTGAGAATCTCAGCCACTACatacttttagttttctttttcttgccatcattgtgatggtcttgttaCTTGCATCTTCATCTCTTCGGTAGCTAGCTTTAGCTTCCATGCTTTCCTGTAATATGAccgaaagagagaggagagagaacagagaaaaacttgcaatgtaattaaagaagaaaatgaaaatagttAGGTTTACATTACCATGCCTAGCTTCTGCTTCCTTTCTTTTGATTACTTGCTTCTACCATCTCCTTCTCTGACAGTGAGGTGACCGAAGGCAATAAGAgaaatgagagagaagaaagaaatggcttccaaatgaaataaagaaaagaattaaaatcaattatattcaattaaaaatccactTCCCTTTCTTTTCTGCCTTGTAACGTGTAGCTCACATTTAATTGCTATCAAATCACATTTGCATTTTCTCTCTCATATTACCAAGGCAATTAAGGCTATTTcataaaaatttgaattccaaCTAAAAAGAGAAAGAGGTGACCGAACAAAGCATGCAGATTTGCTTTCTCTTCATCAAATTTTTGGACCAAGCTTTAATGGTCTTGGGGCAACAATTGTTTTGGGCTTGTTCAACATAATTCTAGCCCAATTAACAAATTATTGCTTCAGCCATAACAACTTAAACATTTTTACACTAGGCTTAAATTCTTCAACATATTAGGCTTGCTAATATTCGGCCCAATAGCAAAATCTGCACtgcaaaattatttaattaacacatatgagctaaaattaaattaataattttacaattaatcatattaataatgtttagtcatcactaatttaatttagagttttccaaactcatcaaattttaattataaattagtcctttatatattatttaattataaaatctattttttattttataaattatttttttatcattcatctatcatgtttattgagaataaaaaattaaaacaataataaattagatcttccattaatcCTAATAAATATTTTGCAATCGTAATCGATCATAATTTTATCATTGATCCAATTACATACGTATTGGGTTGGAAAAATCGTGTTTGttagaaattcaatcgattggatgcaCAAACCAATTGATTGAAATTCAGGCTTCccaaacttcaatcgattggaattgatacacaatcgattgaatttcgcaAGGCATGTGGGGtttttcttattcaatcgattggtcatattatccaatcgattgaaatcaTAAAAGTAATCTGGGTTTaactaattcaatcgattggttctgTTACCCTCtcactaaattattattttcgaTAACCCCATTTTTCAACTTTAATTCCCCAAATACGAGTTTTTTTATGCAAAACAAGTTCGTGGCactataatttttatagagttcacCTAACCCCAACGAACTTcacttcaaattctaaaaaaaaaaatggcTAACTCAAATTCTTAAACTTCATAGACAACGGCAACCATTATCATTGTCCAGAGTACATAGGAGTACACAAGAATattgaagaaatattttttttaatttataataaaaaaaattcttgttaaatatggcttattctCATGTATCTGTGTATTTTTGGAGACGATGATAATGATTGCCATTAATATTGAAAAAGTCATGCTTATTGTCTGTGTATTTTTGTGTGCTCCTATGTACTCTTGTAGACCATAATAATGGCTTACAAATTTAAGTTttgttggttttgaaaaaaattcgAGTGAAGTTCcctctataaaaaaatatagagtaCGGCTAACTCgccctaaattaaaaaaaatctgtaaattaaagttgaaagatggagttttggaaaataatatttttttaaatgatatttttttaatagatctTTTACAAAAGTAAAAATGATTTTAGTGTTATAGGACGTTGTGTACTGAAAATTTTTTCATTGGTAAATTTTTAAGATATCATGTATATATACGGATGCTGAGAAATCTCAGTGGCGgagcttgaaataaaattttggggggccaaatagaaaaaaattgtcaAGATATTTTTGATATAGACTCtatttaagataagctcgtctaacctcatctctctaatttggatgatattgccaaatttaaagtcGTTTTCTAATGTCTCGTTCTAAAGAATTAAGGTTAAACTTATCAGATGCAACTCTTTGAACTTTTaaaggttgtatctcactttcttcgtgattcattaaagtagaagaactatctataggtgttgatattgtaaaaattatatgttctccttcttgaatattagccttcctcttaaaaatgcatcaattctttaattttttataattattttatataaaaatttgaatatatatcctgtaaaatatgtaaaaataaaattaaaaagataaatattaaaatttataatatttattgaattttttttattaatttatacaaatacaataatatcaatacttattaaatattctaatattttttatcatataaaaaattaaattaaataaatagtaaaatataaaataatattaaattacataaataaaaaatacctaattttttatatttgaactcaaaggtaGATGGAGTGTTGCTTATTAAATAGAGAGTTGCGAAATACGAATACACTCAGTTCAGTCCAAATCCAACAAGGTTtgaatgtttaaaactaaaaactattgtGCAATAAAAGCAAGAGCTGAAGATTGAACTTTGatattttaagtcataataaagtatttaaaccaactgaactattttttattttctgaaaaagtactactaatttttttaacaaaagtttGGGGGGCCATGGCCCCCTTGTCTTAACTAAGCTCCGCCCCCTGGCTGAGATGGATGAGAAATACCATGAGGACGATGACATTAACCAAGAAGAGCTAGTATATGACCAAGATATGATGGATAAACAATATAAATCCGAACAAGATTTTGGAGATGAATTCATTGACAGAACCAAGATTGCTTTGATGATTTCAATCGATCGAGTAATATGATCAattgattgaataagaaaaatcCCACATGCCttgcaaaattcaatcgattatgtatcaattccaatcgattgaagtttggGAAGCCTttgaatttcaatcgattggtttgtgcatccaatcgattgaatttctaaCAAACACGATTTTTCTAACCCAATACGTATGTAATTGGATCAATGATAAAATTATGATCGATTACGATTGCAAAATATTTATTAGgattaatggaagatctaatttattattgttttaattttttattctcaataaacatgatagatgaatgataaaaaaataatttataaaataaaaaataaattttataattaaataatatataaaggattaatttataattaaaattaaataaggactacttagcagttattaaaaaattaaaaaaacatgttttgttataggactatttaatggtccaaacattTTGGGACCATCGAATCTTTTGCCCTAAAGGTATATACACTCTTGACACAAGGtaattagattaaaaaataatgagTCTTGTTCAGTTGTTCGTCGGTCCGGTGGAGTAAGGGTAGTTGAAGGTAAGGGTTGGAACCTGAGCGCAAGAACTGAAGAGAGGTGGAGATCTAAAAGTCATTGGTGGGTGGAATCACCTACAAGGACACTCCGATATTAAAGTAAGTGTTCTTAGAAATAGACGATTAATTAGGATAAAATGTGACGTACATAGAGAAAAGGTAGGTTCCTCCCCTTTGTTTTTTATCCTCGGGTGGATCTTTTTGCTCTTGGGCTTTTTTGTCTTGAAGCTTCTGCCAACTATCGAGACTTCGACGGAGGGTATTGTATCACGCGAGAAACGTGGTGGTTCAGACAGGTCGTGAATCCACTGACTCGTAGGTCTGTCGGATGGACCTCCAATCTTTGTTGAACTGGGCCAGAACAAGTCTAAACCTATAGCTGATCTAAAAGCACTCTTCTTTGGGATataccaataataaaaaatataacttaactCATATCTATGTAAGATTCTACATATGTCTTGTACAAATTCATTTGTATTCTCCTtaagtttatcttctaatataGATATTCTAAATAGATGACTTAATCTATAACAAAATATGTTATCTACGATGATCTTTATACttcttaaattattatatatttgagcATTAGAATTTTTTACATATACGACCTCCACCAACAGGTTTGAGGAAGTAAGACCCAATAGCAGTCTTTGTCCCTCTAACAGAAAGTTCACCTGGATGTTACTATACCCGCTGAACAGTTATCATCAACTAACGTCCAATTTTTCTTAATTCACGTTCTCTAAAAGCAACCAAAATGTTATTTCTACGTTCAACTTTTGTCATCCAAACTTTATTACACTGGTCAAGTCTTATATACCTTCTTCCTTATAATTTTTCAGCTCTTTGTTTCACCACTTGTAAATGgccattttaaaaattaactaaatagctgataattaattattttggatTAGTGTTTGTTAGGTTTTTTAGTCTTCTTCCAAAAGTCTggttttacttttttattatatagtttgacttataaatatttatgtaattttttacttttttatttatgtagTTTCATGAATAATTACATTttgagaaatatatatataattacattttccgtattatttattttatttaaaaataaaaaataatatcaaattcaCACCATATTCCACCATTTTTTCATTGTATTGACAATTAGGTGCAGTCTAGTTTAAAAgaaatttcattttcaaaattttagtgTAATTCATTTGTAATAAACTACTGAAATTAACAACAGTATTTATGTTCAGTGGCACATTAATCACAATCTAATATGCTCATTTATAAAGTAGTTGTTACATTCCAATGCCAAAAATCGCAAATAAATAATGAGTAGTATTTTCAGCATAATTTACTTTATATATGAGATAATTTATTGATTTCTTTCGTGATACAGTAATATAatttagttagagttagttttttttatgagattaattaattataagtgGCGAGACTGAGATTGAGATAGATACTAAAGGACAATGGTAATGCTTGAAAGGATGAGAATATAAAAAAAGgcttttttttttagaaagaataattaaaaaaagaggaatttgattattaatatattataaaattatcttaTGAATAATTTATCATCCAATTAAAAATTGACATATCATACAAaatttacatattattttagaaagAATTCGATAGAATTCACATCCTATTTgctaaaaaggaaaaaattgCTCAAAACACAGGACTTGATAAATCAAATAAGCTCTAAATGATTCATCTGTCAATCCTCTAACCACAGAATTTCATAATATCCGAAATACTTTACAACAGTAATATCTTAAGACTGCACAGTACACACCCATTCAATAGATACACAATTTGGTTAATTTCCTTAAAGAGACAGAATTTTGGTTAACATCATTTaaacaatattaattttttttaaattccgtTTGACAAAAACTATCCAAACACAAATCATATTAACatcaatttgattttgattaaaattaattCTGCAAAAGTGCATTTATACTAACACCTATTTGCTATAATGTTAATTCAAATACACAAATATTATAATGGTTTCAACTTGGCCAACTATACAACCTCTATTCCTTCACCTTCAATATATAAAATGTGATGTGGTTACCAATGGTATATTTGACAGATTAGATTAGATAATTCGTTACATTTAAATAAACAATATATGTGCAATAATCTCTTAATAATTCAAAGTTTTAAACAATCATAAGACAAAAAACACTCCTTTATCTATTTCAGTAAAATTATGTCATGATTTTGATGCTTTAGATTGCTTTATTTTCTAGCAGGTcaaaaaggaataaaaatgaaaatagctTTATTATATCCTTTAGAAGGGCCAAAGAAtatcttttttcaattaaattttccATTTAGAAAATGTTAACAATGATGTAGAGAAAATTGGCCCAGGAACATGTTCAAGttctttgaaaaattaaaagagatattcGATTCCCCTAATCTTTCTCCTTGACCACAAATTATAAAACAGACAATATATGAAGAACTAACATGATTTGAGAAATATATTGTAGCTCTCCAAGTTGTTTTCTTATAATCTTTGTGGGAAATTTGATAGTCTTTGAATTATTTTACTTGTGgaattataactaataaaaaacaaaagtccTGCTAATCAAGAACTAATTGACCAATCATATATGAAACCAGAaataaaagcataaaactaacCGCTGATTTGTTATGACTTAAGAGTAATTAATAAGTCATGATAGTTAATTGGATCAATTTGAACATGTAAGAAAATGAGAGGAATTATTTTGGGGTGATTAATGGTGGGATCAAATTGTTATCATAGTTCAAATGAGTGACGGATATAAAACAAAGTTTCATGTGAGAAGAGGCTGTGAAACTTAACCAACTTGTTTCCAAAAGGGTAAGACTGTAAGAGTACTCTTTGCTCTCCTTACACCTTACCtttgttttaataaattttaatgttaatttttttatttgtatgaaagtaaaaaagttgtttaaataataaaatttatcaaaataataatattttactttttaaattttacttctCTCCTTACACCTTAGCTTCTGCCATTTATTaatactttaaaattaattttagtgtgttaaaaaaatcattttaataattcAACTAAATTAGcgaataaaacatatttttattattgaaactacattttaaaaataaatcaaccaaacacatttTTATTATTTCCTCCATTAGAAATAGAATCTAATTTGACAAACTGattactttaatttttgaaaatttataaataaaattatttttaaaaaataaatataaaaaaaataaaaaaatttgcaaaCCAATTAGTCCCTAATATGCCTAAGATTGAACTCCTCTATATTTTAGATGCTTTTAAGAGATATATTCAATGGATGCAGCCATCTCCATGGAACCAAATTCCTCCATCAATAACGTATTTGATACTTAGAAATTTAATAAATGGAGAATTAAGGCTCAAATAGCCCGTCTAGCTCAGTTGGTAGAGCGCAAGGCTCTTAACCTTGTGGTCGTGGGTTCGAGCCCCACGGTGGGCGtgaatttttacattttttaatcTTTAAATAAATTAAGCCCATTCCATTAAATTTATTTCGTAAGAGTCTTAAACAGCCCGTCTAGCTCAGTTGGTAGAGCGCAAGGCTCTTAACCTTGTGGTCGTGGGTTcgagccccacggtgggcgctTTGTAATTATACCATAGTTTCTAAAATTGATCAAAATAAGAAAATCTAAAAACTATACTATACTATACTTACTAATAAGAGGTCATTTGTCAAAGTGTTAGTGTGTTACGCTTCCTACTTTTGCTGAAGCATTCCACTCTACTTTTCTGGAAAGCATTGGAAATTCGTCAATTTTAGAGTCAACTTATTTAAATTGAAGTTAATAAAAATACTGTAGATTCAATAATTTGCAAACGAAAACAACGTTGGGGTAAGAAAGCAATACTAATATAGCATTAGAGGTAAATGCTATATATAAACCACCGAAAATTTTACACTCAAATTCCATTGCGATAGTAAATAACAAAGAAGTTTCAAAAGCGAAGATCAAATTAGTAAACGTGTTACAGAGTTTATGGCTTTCtttatttcgaaaatttgaatggAAGAGTAACCATTATTTCAACGAGTTACAAGTAGACtaaaaagaaagattttgaaataatttgaattaaattgtcACTTGCCACACTTATATAATCTTATTGTGATTTTCACTGAATACATGACAAGTCTTTTTCCATAAAGAGATATGATTTTCGGATTTTGAGCTTCGCCTGCGCATAGGGCGGGTAGTACACTAGTTTATCCAAACAGGGAAAAATGGGGGTAGCCATTTAAACAAGTAATTAATACCAAGATAAACGCAGTTTTGAAGTGAAAAATTGTTCAAGAGGGTACTTGACAAATCAAACAAGCTCCAAACATTTCATCTAGACTATCAAGACTCTAGGTTAAGTTTTACCACAGAATTTCACAATATCCAAAATGCTGCACAACAGTAATATCTTAACACTACAAACACATTCAATACATTATGCAATTTTGTAAAATGTCCTGATAAAGATACTGAATTGGTACAGAATCAGCAGAATGCATCACATTGCCAAAGACCTGCAACATGTATAAATATGCATTATGAAAACCATCGaagctaattttaaaaaaagcttAACCAAATCTAACATATGGAATCTTAACTCGTACATTTTACCTCGTCTTCAATGTCTAGGAGACAAATCAGGAGACCTTGACCTAGATCTGGATCCAGGTGGTGACCTCGATGGTCTACGTCCAGATGACTTCCACTGGCCTTCATCGGCCTCAGACTTGTATGTAGATTTCCTTAGTACAAGATAGTATATAGTGTAAGAACACAAGAGAAGAGGGGAAAATAATTTCAATAGAAAAACTGTGTGTTCAGAAGGTAATTATTAAATTGCAACTCACTCAGGATATCCATTGTTTTGATTCTGATCAACACCATTGCCAAAATCTGGAGTATATGATCTGCGCTTCTGATCAGCATCTCGCTCTCTAGGGGGGCCTCTTGGTGATCGAGGTGATCTAGAGTGTTCTGCTTGCCTTCTAGGGGAAATAGAGTAATCACTTTGCCTTCTTGGAGCAGGAGAATATGATCTGGTACACGTCAATTCAAATCATGAGTACATGCTTTAGTGGAAGTACAAAATTAAGATACTAAGGATATCTAAAACTTACCTTGAGCGATATCTACTTCTAGAACCAGAGTGATAAGGTGGAGAGCGTGATACTGAGCGAGAGCGCGAGCGACCTGATAGAATCAATATTATGATACACACAAGTCAGTAATCTTAACAAGCAGTGAACTATGTAAGCATTTCAAAATACATAAtgcaattttgagtttttaaatgaTAATACCATAATAAGACCTTCTCCCCCCATAGTTCGCTGGTCCTCTGCAAAATTCCAAAAACTTTAGCTATACATTTATAAAGCAATGCTTCAGCTACAAGACCACTTTTACATTCTTATCATCCGCTACATTATAGTGGAATATATAGTGGGGGAAAATAAGATATACCTCCTAGTCCTTTGGCGCATTTCCTCtggtctttttcttgtttcagCAGCGACAACAACGGATATTTCCCTTCCGGCAAAGATTTGTCTGTTCATATGGTACTGTGCCTCTGAAGCATCATAAGAATCCACAAATTGCACAAACGCAAAGCCTCGAGGTTCTCTGTATGGGGAAAAAAGCGGAGCTTCATTCTAACACTGCTAGAAAAACATGGGCAGACACAGATTGTAGCATACGTAGACTAGGCAGAGTATATCTTTCTTTAGACAACTTAGCTAAGGCTTTCTGAGACATGAACACAGCCTGTGGAAGCTGGATTGCCTAAAGCAGCTAAAATCCAAAAACTTCAAAGCGAGCCCTTTTTCTTTACATTGACAAGTAGTAAAGTATCTGGAAAATTCTTCAACATTCTTGTATTTATAAGAACTTGAATTCAACGCTCcccaagaaacaaaaaaaatcttgTAAGCACGAAGTCTTCACTTCAGTTTGTACAAGGAACCAACCAACCTTCCATCAAACTTGTATTCATTGTGTAATTAAATAGTTTCTCTTCGTATGAAGATTAACACACTTGGGGGGAAAAACTTGGTCAAATGTGGGGCTTGATCTTGTTTTAACTTCCAATTTCAAATAAACATAACCCCCTGACAAACCAGTCCAAAATCAATCcacaatcaaataattaataccAATCACCTTCaaacaagagaaaagaaaaaagaagaaaactcaaAAGTTCAGAATCACCCCAACCAAGCTCTCACAATTCACGCTCAGACACACTCAATCAACTTAACTACTTACATTTCTCCAACTAATTTTACCAAAAGGAAACCTAAAGACCAACAAATTATTTGTTAATTTCACAAAAACAAGGAAGTACATCTAACACGGCGACAAAATTGATGATTCTGATTCCACAACAATCAAACTttaaaattctcttttttttgaGTCTCTTTCTCCAAATATAAATCATAAGAAATGCACCAACTAACCCTGAGTAATAATCCTTGGGAATGTAGACATCACGAACGGGTCCGAACCGCTCGAAGGGGACTCGAAGCTCCTCGGGTCGGCAA is a window from the Arachis hypogaea cultivar Tifrunner chromosome 17, arahy.Tifrunner.gnm2.J5K5, whole genome shotgun sequence genome containing:
- the LOC112764915 gene encoding serine/arginine-rich SC35-like splicing factor SCL30A; translated protein: MRRHSPGYYSPPRRGYGGRGRSPPPPPPPSRRGYGGGGGGGGRRGRDNNNNGSLLVRNIPLDCRPEELRVPFERFGPVRDVYIPKDYYSGEPRGFAFVQFVDSYDASEAQYHMNRQIFAGREISVVVAAETRKRPEEMRQRTRRGPANYGGRRSYYGRSRSRSVSRSPPYHSGSRSRYRSRSYSPAPRRQSDYSISPRRQAEHSRSPRSPRGPPRERDADQKRRSYTPDFGNGVDQNQNNGYPEKSTYKSEADEGQWKSSGRRPSRSPPGSRSRSRSPDLSPRH